The following proteins are co-located in the Ktedonobacterales bacterium genome:
- the lipA gene encoding lipoyl synthase has product MSATLERRPEWLKIHTPQGQNYTALKTLMRDKGLHTVCEEARCPNIGECWGHRTATFMILGSVCTRSCGFCAVATGRPMALDWEEPRRVAEAVKTMGLRHCVVTSVNRDELRDGGATLFAATIRWIRRVNPECSVEVLTPDFKGDYDALRIVMEAKPNVFNHNIETVPRLYRRVRPQAIYTRSLQVLKWAKELTPDRPTKSGFMLGLGEEYDEIIQTLRDLRAHDVDIVTIGQYLRPSFKHLPVERYVKPEEFREFAREGKKMGFRHVEAGPLVRSSYHAWDQAKAAEESSDHASREDQSHD; this is encoded by the coding sequence ATGTCCGCAACACTCGAACGCCGCCCCGAATGGCTCAAGATTCACACGCCCCAGGGCCAGAACTATACCGCGCTCAAAACGCTCATGCGCGATAAAGGGCTGCACACTGTTTGCGAGGAGGCGCGCTGCCCCAATATCGGCGAGTGCTGGGGCCACCGCACAGCTACTTTCATGATTCTGGGCAGCGTCTGCACGCGCAGTTGCGGCTTCTGCGCCGTCGCCACCGGACGCCCGATGGCGCTTGACTGGGAAGAGCCGCGCCGCGTGGCCGAGGCCGTCAAAACGATGGGGCTGCGTCACTGCGTTGTCACTTCGGTCAACCGCGACGAACTGCGCGACGGCGGCGCAACACTCTTTGCCGCAACCATCCGCTGGATTCGCCGCGTCAACCCCGAATGCTCGGTAGAGGTGCTGACTCCCGACTTCAAGGGCGACTACGACGCCCTGCGCATCGTTATGGAAGCGAAGCCCAACGTCTTCAATCACAATATCGAAACCGTCCCGCGTCTGTACAGGCGGGTGCGCCCCCAGGCCATCTATACCCGCTCGCTTCAGGTACTCAAGTGGGCCAAAGAACTCACGCCTGACCGTCCCACCAAGTCTGGCTTTATGCTCGGCCTGGGCGAAGAGTACGATGAAATCATCCAGACCCTGCGCGACCTGCGCGCCCATGATGTTGATATAGTGACCATCGGTCAGTATCTGCGCCCTTCCTTCAAGCATCTGCCCGTTGAGCGTTACGTCAAGCCGGAGGAGTTCCGCGAGTTCGCCCGCGAAGGCAAAAAGATGGGCTTCCGCCACGTCGAAGCCGGGCCGCTGGTGCGCAGTTCTTATCACGCCTGGGACCAGGCTAAAGCCGCTGAAGAGTCCAGCGACCACGCGAGTAGAGAGGACCAAAGCCATGATTGA
- a CDS encoding type I phosphomannose isomerase catalytic subunit, with protein sequence MTPSGAGLRPMHLRSSLHETIWGGQNLARYAGKVVPPGAKVGESWETETGAQVINPPYQGRSLGDLVAQLGEPLLGTQALAVFGPRFPLLAKFIDAQDKLSVQTHPSDEYARQHEGGKLGKTEAWYILHADPGAALIHGLRRSASRDEVRQAIADVTLESLLHEEPVQAGDVVFVPAGTVHAINAGIILYELQEYSDVTYRLYDYGRLTAEGKPRELHVDKALDVMDYEPTPIHKVQPVVLNDAPDGTLQRCLVACRYFVLEELAFGGPLTETTHDTSCQILSLLDGACRLSAGQDEPLALAKGDTVVLPAALGFYRIENTESARCRLLRSYVPTPDDTLLRRFWSAQ encoded by the coding sequence ATGACGCCATCCGGTGCAGGGCTGCGTCCCATGCACCTGCGCAGCAGTCTGCATGAAACTATCTGGGGCGGCCAGAACCTGGCCCGCTATGCCGGGAAAGTCGTGCCGCCTGGCGCTAAAGTGGGGGAATCCTGGGAGACCGAAACAGGCGCCCAGGTCATCAATCCTCCCTACCAGGGGCGCAGCCTGGGCGATCTGGTCGCGCAACTGGGCGAGCCGCTGCTGGGAACACAGGCGCTGGCGGTCTTTGGCCCGCGCTTCCCTCTGCTTGCCAAGTTCATTGACGCCCAGGACAAACTCTCGGTGCAGACGCATCCCTCCGATGAGTACGCCCGCCAGCACGAAGGCGGCAAGCTGGGCAAAACGGAGGCGTGGTACATTCTCCACGCCGACCCTGGCGCGGCGCTCATTCACGGCCTGCGCCGCAGCGCCTCCCGCGATGAAGTGCGCCAGGCCATTGCTGATGTAACCCTGGAATCGCTGCTGCATGAAGAGCCGGTGCAGGCTGGTGATGTCGTCTTTGTACCCGCCGGAACGGTCCACGCTATCAACGCGGGCATCATCCTCTACGAACTACAAGAATACTCCGATGTCACCTATCGCCTCTATGACTATGGCCGTCTGACCGCAGAAGGCAAGCCCCGCGAACTGCATGTGGACAAGGCGCTCGATGTCATGGACTATGAACCGACACCCATTCACAAGGTCCAGCCCGTCGTGCTCAACGACGCGCCTGATGGGACGCTCCAGCGATGTCTTGTGGCCTGCCGCTATTTTGTCCTTGAAGAACTGGCCTTCGGGGGGCCGCTGACGGAGACCACCCACGACACCAGTTGCCAGATTCTCTCGCTGCTCGATGGCGCGTGCAGACTCAGCGCCGGGCAGGATGAGCCGCTCGCGCTCGCCAAAGGCGATACCGTTGTATTGCCCGCAGCCCTTGGCTTCTATCGCATCGAAAACACCGAAAGCGCCAGGTGTCGCCTGCTGCGCTCCTACGTTCCCACACCCGATGATACTCTACTGCGCCGCTTCTGGTCCGCGCAATAG
- a CDS encoding metal-sensitive transcriptional regulator has translation MAALEEQNDSDISNRLRRIEGQVRGIIRMLDEQRNCEDVITQVLAARSAMDKVAAEILKHHVDECLSQMPPAQAKSAISRAVQLINKIA, from the coding sequence ATGGCCGCACTTGAAGAACAAAACGACAGCGATATAAGTAACCGGCTGCGCCGCATCGAAGGCCAGGTGCGCGGGATTATCCGCATGCTCGACGAACAGCGCAACTGCGAAGACGTGATCACCCAGGTACTGGCTGCCCGCTCCGCGATGGATAAAGTAGCGGCTGAAATCCTCAAGCATCATGTGGACGAATGTTTAAGCCAGATGCCCCCGGCACAGGCCAAAAGCGCCATCAGTCGGGCCGTCCAGCTTATCAACAAGATCGCCTGA
- the trxA gene encoding thioredoxin: MAGSYVNVTDQDFEQQVLKSPEPVIVDYWAPWCGPCRAMAPVFEQMSTEYAGKLRFAKMNTDDNPETPVRYGIQGIPTVIFFKDGREVNRMVGYGGPTALKRIIESVLATA; this comes from the coding sequence ATGGCGGGTTCTTACGTGAATGTGACCGATCAGGACTTTGAGCAGCAGGTGCTGAAGTCGCCTGAGCCGGTGATCGTTGATTATTGGGCGCCCTGGTGCGGCCCCTGCCGGGCAATGGCGCCGGTCTTTGAGCAGATGAGTACAGAATACGCTGGCAAGCTGCGCTTCGCCAAGATGAATACTGATGATAACCCGGAGACCCCCGTTCGGTACGGCATTCAGGGCATTCCCACCGTCATCTTCTTCAAGGATGGGCGCGAAGTGAACCGCATGGTCGGTTACGGAGGGCCGACGGCGCTTAAGCGTATTATCGAAAGCGTCCTCGCTACCGCGTAG
- a CDS encoding glycosyltransferase 87 family protein, whose product MNSSPPEEAIQRHLLPSPADQATDETSRAKPAWLLLGFEVCCLAGILSLILAFIWSPGYLTLGDVKEYHQYALAFWTQPPLFHQFPQEYPPLALIPFSFTLAPSSSMLYYWAFAGWMGLIMCLSYLWLARAVSHRKALVYALYLLVGTLATLLMRFDLLPALATLGALLLAERKRYSWAYSLLAIGALLKLYPVFLLPVLLAAQWRDSTPTRAAAPEQLRALWQRGKSLIKGAGIFVFLAALGFGLPLLINPQEASSVFSYNLARPIQVESAPGSLLWVGSFFGFPIQGVVSFGSLNIVGPLENALKSLSLLGLVAGSFLVYWRVWRGKLSAGQAFVAALGLALVFNKVLSPQYFIWILPLVAYVAGFDLIWLIICILTTLIYPVLYHVYFHVGHQITNPVFLTVIAIRNALLIGAVVRAVQGKRSWPARRKAVHG is encoded by the coding sequence TTGAATTCATCACCGCCGGAAGAGGCGATTCAGCGACATCTCCTGCCTTCACCAGCAGACCAGGCAACCGATGAGACATCAAGGGCAAAACCTGCGTGGCTCCTCCTTGGCTTTGAGGTCTGCTGTTTGGCGGGCATCCTCAGCCTCATCCTCGCGTTTATCTGGTCCCCTGGCTATCTTACGCTGGGCGATGTCAAGGAATACCATCAGTACGCGCTGGCCTTCTGGACACAGCCGCCGCTTTTTCATCAGTTTCCCCAGGAGTATCCGCCGCTCGCGCTGATCCCGTTTTCGTTTACGCTCGCTCCTTCTTCCAGCATGCTGTACTACTGGGCCTTTGCCGGGTGGATGGGGCTTATCATGTGTCTTTCGTATCTCTGGTTGGCGCGTGCGGTCTCACATCGCAAGGCGCTGGTCTACGCGCTCTATCTGCTGGTGGGTACGCTGGCGACACTCCTGATGCGCTTCGATCTGCTTCCGGCGCTGGCGACCCTTGGCGCGCTGCTGTTGGCGGAACGAAAGCGCTACTCCTGGGCCTATAGCCTGCTTGCCATCGGGGCGCTGCTCAAACTCTACCCGGTCTTTCTGCTGCCGGTGCTGCTGGCTGCTCAATGGCGCGACTCGACGCCGACGCGCGCGGCTGCGCCAGAGCAACTGCGCGCGCTCTGGCAGCGCGGAAAGTCGCTCATCAAGGGCGCTGGTATCTTTGTTTTCCTGGCGGCGCTGGGATTTGGTCTGCCCCTGCTCATCAACCCACAGGAAGCCTCCTCAGTCTTCAGTTACAACCTGGCGCGGCCCATCCAGGTCGAGTCGGCCCCTGGATCGCTGCTCTGGGTGGGGAGCTTCTTCGGCTTTCCCATACAGGGCGTGGTCTCGTTTGGATCGCTGAATATCGTGGGGCCGTTGGAGAATGCGCTCAAGTCGCTCTCGCTGCTGGGGCTGGTGGCTGGCTCTTTCCTGGTTTACTGGCGCGTCTGGCGCGGCAAGCTCTCGGCTGGGCAGGCATTTGTAGCGGCCCTCGGGCTGGCGCTGGTCTTTAATAAAGTGCTGAGTCCGCAGTATTTCATCTGGATATTGCCGCTGGTCGCCTATGTGGCGGGGTTTGATCTGATCTGGCTTATCATCTGCATCCTGACCACGCTCATCTATCCGGTTCTCTATCACGTGTACTTTCATGTCGGCCACCAGATCACCAATCCTGTTTTTCTTACGGTGATTGCCATCCGCAATGCCCTGTTGATCGGCGCCGTTGTGCGAGCCGTCCAGGGGAAACGTTCCTGGCCCGCCAGGCGCAAAGCTGTTCATGGCTGA
- a CDS encoding cysteine desulfurase family protein codes for MAQPVYLDYNATTPLDPSVAAALRPYLEEHFGNPSSSHAYGQRAKAAVDRAREQVAALLGCAPDEVIFTSGGSESDNQAIKGVTFAQRERGNHLITSQIEHPAVLNTCRYLEARHGFHVTYLPVDDNGLVDPAAVEAAITPRTILITVMHANNEVGTLEPIIEIGRLARQHGIALHTDAAQSVGKAPTRVDELGVDLLTLAGHKLYAPKGIGALYVRRGMVLDPLIHGAGHEGARRAGTENVPYMVALGAACALASEQLAQQTERWLALRQRLLVGLEARVGPVKVNGHLERRLPNTLNICVPGVIGEEVLARAAGVAASTGSACHAGLTEPSPVLLAMGIEPTLALGALRLSLGRWTTGEEIDNAVAQLSEAILTLRKGA; via the coding sequence ATGGCGCAGCCGGTATATCTTGACTATAATGCGACAACGCCGCTCGATCCCTCGGTGGCGGCGGCGCTGCGTCCCTATCTTGAGGAGCATTTTGGCAACCCTTCCAGCAGCCACGCCTATGGGCAGAGGGCGAAAGCAGCGGTAGATCGCGCGCGCGAACAGGTCGCGGCTTTGTTGGGCTGCGCGCCTGATGAAGTGATTTTCACCAGCGGCGGCTCCGAGAGCGATAACCAGGCGATCAAAGGGGTTACTTTTGCTCAGCGCGAACGCGGCAATCATCTGATTACCAGCCAGATCGAACATCCGGCGGTGCTGAATACCTGTCGGTATCTTGAAGCGCGGCATGGCTTTCACGTGACCTATCTTCCCGTTGATGACAATGGGCTGGTAGACCCGGCAGCAGTTGAAGCGGCGATCACGCCCCGGACTATCCTGATTACAGTGATGCACGCCAACAACGAGGTAGGCACGCTGGAGCCGATTATCGAGATCGGGCGGCTGGCGCGTCAGCATGGCATTGCCCTGCATACCGATGCAGCGCAATCAGTAGGGAAGGCGCCGACGCGGGTGGATGAGTTGGGCGTGGACCTGCTGACGCTTGCAGGCCATAAGCTCTATGCCCCCAAAGGCATTGGCGCGCTCTACGTGCGACGGGGAATGGTTCTGGACCCGCTGATTCATGGCGCGGGACACGAAGGCGCGCGCCGGGCTGGAACTGAAAACGTACCCTATATGGTTGCTTTGGGCGCTGCCTGCGCGCTGGCGAGTGAGCAGCTTGCTCAGCAGACTGAACGCTGGCTGGCCCTGCGCCAGCGGCTGCTGGTGGGGCTGGAGGCGCGCGTCGGGCCGGTAAAAGTGAATGGACACCTTGAGCGACGGCTGCCCAATACACTGAACATCTGTGTACCTGGCGTGATTGGAGAAGAAGTCCTGGCGCGAGCGGCAGGCGTGGCGGCCTCAACCGGCTCGGCCTGTCATGCCGGGCTGACCGAGCCATCGCCGGTCTTGCTGGCGATGGGGATTGAGCCAACGCTGGCCCTGGGCGCACTGCGCCTGTCGCTGGGCCGCTGGACTACTGGCGAAGAGATCGATAACGCTGTCGCGCAACTCAGCGAAGCCATTCTGACGCTGCGCAAAGGGGCGTAA
- a CDS encoding aminotransferase class V-fold PLP-dependent enzyme produces MSLDVPANPTLLHPELEAYRAEFPILQRKTYLNSCSLGALSQRSIDALHRFTENWNEYGAHAWYKLWLNEIAAVKEKFARVIGAKPTEVAIAPSVSAAVSEITSALDFSKRNRVVMADMDFPTLAYQWLVKQRMGVEVDFVESPDRIHVPPELLIEKIDERTALVASSRVFYTSGYIQDVAALAEAAHARGAYVLIDDYQGTGQIPIDVHALDIDFLVTGTLKWLMGGPGLALVYVREGLIPALQPTMTGWFANRDQFQFNTREFHFREDAGRFESGTPALPTIHTASGGLDMVLEIGVQRIYERTRALTSDLVERVRAKGWALRSPQEADRRSSIVMLALDRPEEIVEQLVARRFIVDHRPGLVRVSPYFYNTIAENAAIVEEISRILAARA; encoded by the coding sequence ATGAGTCTGGATGTTCCCGCGAATCCTACTTTGCTGCATCCTGAACTAGAGGCGTACCGCGCCGAGTTTCCCATCTTGCAGCGCAAAACCTATCTGAATAGCTGCTCGCTGGGCGCGCTCTCTCAGCGTTCCATTGATGCGCTGCACCGCTTTACCGAGAACTGGAATGAATACGGGGCGCACGCCTGGTATAAGCTCTGGCTGAACGAGATCGCGGCGGTCAAAGAGAAGTTTGCGCGCGTGATTGGGGCCAAACCCACAGAGGTCGCCATTGCCCCCAGTGTTTCTGCGGCGGTCAGCGAGATCACCAGCGCGCTCGATTTTAGCAAGCGTAACCGCGTGGTGATGGCCGATATGGATTTTCCAACGCTGGCCTATCAATGGCTGGTGAAGCAGCGCATGGGCGTTGAGGTGGATTTTGTCGAGAGTCCTGATCGTATTCATGTGCCGCCGGAACTGCTGATTGAGAAGATTGATGAGCGGACCGCCCTGGTGGCGTCCTCGCGTGTCTTTTACACCAGCGGCTATATTCAGGATGTGGCGGCGCTGGCCGAGGCTGCGCACGCCAGAGGCGCGTATGTGCTGATTGATGATTACCAGGGGACCGGCCAGATTCCTATTGATGTCCACGCACTCGATATTGATTTTCTGGTGACAGGTACGCTCAAGTGGCTGATGGGCGGGCCAGGGCTGGCGCTGGTGTATGTGCGCGAGGGCTTGATTCCGGCGCTTCAGCCGACGATGACCGGCTGGTTTGCCAACCGCGATCAGTTTCAGTTTAACACCCGTGAGTTTCATTTCCGCGAAGATGCGGGCCGCTTTGAGTCTGGTACACCGGCGCTGCCCACGATTCATACGGCCAGCGGCGGCCTGGATATGGTGCTGGAGATCGGGGTCCAACGCATCTATGAGCGCACGCGAGCACTGACCAGCGATCTGGTCGAGCGAGTGAGAGCAAAGGGCTGGGCGCTGCGCAGCCCACAGGAAGCGGATCGGCGCTCGTCAATTGTGATGCTGGCCCTGGACCGGCCCGAAGAGATTGTGGAACAGTTGGTGGCACGCCGCTTTATCGTCGATCACCGTCCTGGGCTGGTGCGTGTCTCACCCTATTTCTACAATACGATAGCCGAGAACGCGGCCATTGTGGAAGAGATCAGCAGGATTCTGGCCGCGCGCGCATAG
- a CDS encoding ornithine cyclodeaminase family protein: protein MALVLKEADVERLLTMPDTIAALETVFRQQHPTAGEQQALNRPRARLQPPGAILHFMTAAAPGLGVYGFKAYTAARPGVVRFAVLLFSTEDGRLLALIEADKLGQMRTGAASGLATRYLARQDATSVGIVGGGWQARSQLQAVCAVRSVQTIRATGRDPARLRAFCDEMSASVGVSVTPVADAEAAVRDADIVITATSAKEPVVQGDWLKPGAHLNVMGSNWANRREVDERTIARSDLIVIDSKEQGMLEAGDLLLPMQQGLLSWDRVHELHEVVAGALPGRQRAEEITLFKSLGLALEDIAAAAHVYRLARERGVGEELAFLS, encoded by the coding sequence ATGGCATTGGTACTCAAGGAAGCGGATGTCGAGCGTCTGCTGACGATGCCGGATACAATTGCTGCGCTGGAGACGGTTTTTCGCCAGCAGCATCCGACGGCGGGCGAGCAGCAGGCGCTCAATCGCCCGCGCGCCCGCCTTCAGCCGCCGGGAGCGATTCTGCATTTCATGACGGCGGCAGCGCCAGGGCTGGGGGTGTATGGCTTCAAAGCCTATACGGCGGCGCGGCCAGGGGTGGTGCGCTTTGCGGTGCTGCTCTTTAGCACCGAGGATGGGCGTTTGCTGGCGCTGATCGAAGCCGATAAGTTGGGGCAGATGCGCACAGGCGCGGCCAGCGGTCTGGCGACACGCTACCTGGCGCGGCAGGATGCCACGTCGGTTGGCATCGTTGGCGGCGGATGGCAGGCGCGCTCGCAGTTACAGGCCGTGTGCGCAGTACGCTCTGTACAGACTATTCGCGCTACAGGGCGCGATCCAGCGCGGCTGCGGGCCTTTTGCGATGAGATGAGCGCGTCGGTTGGTGTGTCGGTGACACCTGTTGCAGATGCTGAGGCAGCCGTTCGTGATGCGGACATTGTGATTACGGCGACGAGTGCTAAAGAGCCGGTGGTCCAGGGCGATTGGCTGAAGCCAGGCGCGCACCTGAATGTGATGGGGTCCAATTGGGCCAATCGCCGCGAGGTGGATGAGCGCACGATAGCGCGCAGCGACCTGATCGTGATCGACTCCAAAGAGCAGGGCATGCTAGAAGCGGGCGATCTCTTGCTGCCCATGCAGCAAGGGCTGCTGAGTTGGGATCGCGTGCATGAACTCCACGAGGTAGTTGCGGGCGCGCTGCCTGGCCGCCAGCGGGCGGAGGAGATTACGCTGTTTAAGTCGCTGGGGCTGGCCCTGGAAGATATAGCTGCTGCGGCGCATGTCTATCGGCTGGCGCGCGAGCGCGGGGTTGGCGAGGAACTGGCGTTTCTGTCCTGA
- a CDS encoding elongation factor P, which produces MRATPSELRNNMLMRYQNDWHRILEFHHVSPGNTRAFIRIKLKQLRTGEEREIRLRAGEEVELLSGEHRPCDYLYQDGQNFLFLNPATYEEVAFPPERFGQAGRLLKPGVVVEGILAGDELVSVDLPNSFDLTVTDTSDTLSGEYTGRGRKMAIVETGVRVEAPLFVEPGDVIRINTRTGAYIERVQPA; this is translated from the coding sequence ATGCGGGCAACACCATCCGAGCTGCGCAACAATATGCTCATGCGCTATCAGAACGATTGGCATAGAATTCTTGAGTTTCACCACGTTAGCCCAGGAAACACGCGCGCTTTTATTCGCATCAAACTCAAACAGCTCAGAACCGGCGAGGAGCGAGAAATTCGCCTGCGCGCCGGAGAAGAGGTAGAGCTTTTGTCTGGTGAACACCGCCCTTGCGACTACCTCTATCAAGACGGGCAGAATTTTCTCTTCTTGAACCCCGCAACCTACGAGGAGGTTGCGTTTCCTCCAGAGCGATTTGGTCAGGCCGGGCGGCTGTTGAAGCCAGGTGTGGTAGTTGAGGGTATCTTAGCGGGAGACGAACTGGTGAGCGTCGATCTCCCCAACTCGTTCGACTTAACCGTCACTGACACATCCGATACCCTTTCTGGCGAGTATACCGGGCGTGGGCGGAAAATGGCGATAGTAGAAACGGGTGTGAGGGTCGAGGCGCCGCTCTTTGTGGAACCCGGCGACGTCATCAGAATAAATACCAGGACTGGCGCGTACATCGAGCGCGTGCAGCCCGCATAA